A single window of Agromyces aureus DNA harbors:
- a CDS encoding GntR family transcriptional regulator has translation MHVELHSEAHPAPTRISRSVLSDETYSVIRDMVLEHRIAPGNRVNIDSLSADLGVSPTPVREALARLESDGLVVKVPLRGYSTTPLLSVREFVELTQFRVLIEQWTASQASRSVDPNVARSLRAEIEIGRQTTGSREGGSEAFRALTDHDARFHALIATTAGNELIAQSFERTHFHLHFLRLYLASHSADHPDHAKLREVLEEYDRSGQVSRTIDNHSAIADAIIAGDADEASTLMRDHIELSRVRFLPVVELLSTLG, from the coding sequence ATGCACGTCGAACTGCACTCCGAGGCCCACCCGGCCCCGACCCGCATCTCCCGGTCGGTCCTCTCCGACGAGACGTACAGCGTGATCCGGGACATGGTGCTCGAGCATCGCATCGCTCCCGGCAACCGCGTGAACATCGACTCGCTCTCCGCCGACCTCGGCGTCTCCCCCACACCCGTTCGCGAGGCGCTCGCACGACTCGAGTCCGACGGCCTCGTCGTGAAGGTGCCCCTTCGCGGATACTCCACGACGCCGCTGCTGAGCGTCAGGGAGTTCGTCGAGCTCACGCAGTTCCGCGTGCTCATCGAGCAGTGGACGGCGTCCCAGGCATCCCGGTCGGTCGATCCGAACGTGGCGAGGTCGCTGCGAGCCGAGATCGAGATCGGCCGGCAGACGACCGGTTCGCGCGAGGGTGGTTCGGAGGCGTTCCGGGCGCTGACCGATCACGATGCGAGGTTCCACGCACTGATCGCCACGACCGCCGGGAACGAGCTCATCGCGCAGTCGTTCGAGCGCACGCATTTCCACCTGCACTTCCTGCGGCTCTACCTCGCGTCGCATTCGGCCGATCATCCAGACCACGCCAAGCTGCGCGAGGTGCTCGAGGAATACGACCGTTCGGGTCAGGTGTCCCGCACGATCGACAACCACTCGGCCATCGCCGATGCGATCATCGCGGGCGACGCCGACGAGGCGTCCACCCTCATGCGCGACCACATCGAGCTCTCCCGGGTGCGCTTCCTCCCGGTGGTCGAACTGCTCTCGACACTCGGCTGA
- a CDS encoding L-fuconate dehydratase, with product MTAIVAVETHDIRFPTSLALDGSDAMNPDPDYSAAYVVIRTDAADGLEGHAFVFTIGRGNDVQVSALDALRGHLVGRDVETLLGDMGATSRLLLHDSQLRWLGPEKGVMHMAIGAVVNALWDLRAKRAGQPLWLHLAGLSPEELVSLVDFRYLTDALTPDEALEILRAAEPGRAERIARLTSLGYPAYTTSPGWLGYSDEKLERLCREAVADGFPQIKLKVGGDLADDRRRLAIARSAVGPGFPIAIDANQRWDVAEAIAWVNALAEFDVAWIEEPTSPDDILGHAAIARGVAPIRVATGEHVQNRVVFKQLLQAGGMDVMQIDATRVGGVNENVANLLLAAKFGVPVCPHAGGVGLCEAVQHLSMFDYAAVSGSMDGRMIEFVDHLHEHFVTPTVVENGRYQAPHAPGAGTEMLAASVAEFSWKARSAEGEARVEAEVG from the coding sequence ATGACCGCAATCGTCGCCGTCGAAACGCACGACATCCGCTTCCCGACCTCGCTCGCGCTCGACGGATCCGATGCGATGAACCCCGACCCCGACTACTCGGCCGCATACGTCGTGATCCGCACCGATGCCGCCGACGGCCTCGAGGGGCACGCGTTCGTCTTCACGATCGGCCGCGGCAACGACGTGCAGGTCTCGGCGCTCGACGCGCTGCGCGGACACCTCGTGGGTCGCGACGTCGAAACGCTCCTCGGCGACATGGGCGCGACCTCTCGACTCCTCCTCCACGACTCGCAGCTGCGCTGGCTCGGGCCCGAGAAGGGCGTGATGCACATGGCCATCGGCGCCGTCGTGAACGCGCTCTGGGACCTGCGCGCGAAGCGGGCCGGTCAACCGCTCTGGCTCCACCTGGCGGGCCTCAGCCCCGAGGAGCTCGTCTCGTTGGTCGACTTCCGGTACCTGACCGATGCGCTGACGCCCGACGAGGCGCTCGAGATCCTCCGCGCGGCGGAGCCGGGGCGAGCCGAGCGCATCGCTCGACTGACCTCGCTGGGGTACCCGGCGTACACGACCAGTCCGGGGTGGCTCGGATACTCCGACGAGAAGCTCGAGCGGCTCTGCCGCGAGGCGGTCGCCGACGGGTTCCCGCAGATCAAGCTCAAGGTCGGGGGCGACCTCGCCGACGATCGGCGCCGCCTCGCGATCGCACGCTCCGCGGTCGGCCCGGGCTTCCCGATCGCGATCGACGCCAACCAGCGGTGGGATGTCGCAGAGGCGATCGCGTGGGTGAACGCCCTGGCCGAGTTCGACGTGGCGTGGATCGAGGAGCCGACGAGCCCCGACGACATCCTCGGGCACGCGGCGATCGCCCGCGGCGTCGCCCCGATCCGCGTCGCGACCGGCGAGCACGTGCAGAACCGCGTGGTCTTCAAACAGCTGCTCCAGGCCGGTGGCATGGACGTCATGCAGATCGACGCGACGCGCGTCGGCGGCGTGAACGAGAACGTCGCCAACCTGCTCCTCGCGGCGAAGTTCGGCGTCCCGGTCTGCCCGCATGCCGGCGGGGTGGGCCTCTGCGAGGCGGTGCAGCATCTCTCGATGTTCGACTACGCGGCCGTCTCGGGCTCCATGGACGGTCGCATGATCGAGTTCGTCGATCACCTGCACGAGCATTTCGTCACCCCCACGGTCGTCGAGAACGGGCGGTACCAGGCACCCCATGCGCCCGGGGCCGGAACCGAGATGCTCGCGGCATCCGTCGCCGAGTTCAGCTGGAAAGCCCGGAGCGCCGAAGGCGAGGCCCGAGTCGAGGCCGAGGTCGGCTGA
- a CDS encoding fumarylacetoacetate hydrolase family protein, with protein sequence MRFAHLRVEGQTTPRLAVVEGESAIFLDEVMRRAPRDLQDLIEQGPEGLARVRAAVGAAEPPSRAEPAAETEATTGADTVVDAVADGPGALPRHPVADLRHSSAVLRPAQVIAIGANYAAHASELKLRSETAMTIFSLWPNSLTAHGATTTWPADLTDQVDYEAELGVIIGRSARGVHARDALDYVWGYTVVNDITARDIQFSEAQWSRCKSFDGFTPTGPVVVTADEIPDPQNLWLTTNLDGSIMQDASTAEMVRSVAEIISLLSRSATIPPGTLISTGSPGGAGYSRKPPVFLRDGSTVTVSVEGIGSLTTHCRVI encoded by the coding sequence GTGAGATTTGCGCACCTCAGAGTCGAAGGCCAGACGACCCCCCGACTCGCGGTGGTGGAGGGCGAGTCCGCGATCTTCCTCGACGAGGTCATGAGGCGCGCCCCTCGCGACCTGCAGGACCTCATCGAACAGGGCCCTGAGGGCCTCGCCCGCGTGCGTGCCGCGGTCGGCGCCGCCGAGCCGCCGAGCCGCGCCGAGCCTGCCGCCGAGACCGAGGCGACGACCGGAGCCGACACGGTCGTCGACGCGGTCGCCGACGGTCCAGGCGCCCTGCCGCGGCATCCGGTCGCCGACCTGCGCCACTCCTCGGCCGTGCTCCGGCCCGCGCAGGTGATCGCCATCGGCGCGAACTACGCCGCCCACGCCTCGGAGCTGAAGCTCCGATCCGAGACCGCGATGACGATCTTCTCGCTGTGGCCGAACTCGCTGACCGCGCACGGCGCGACGACCACCTGGCCGGCCGACCTGACCGACCAGGTCGACTACGAGGCCGAACTCGGGGTGATCATCGGTCGCTCCGCGCGCGGCGTGCACGCGCGCGACGCCCTCGACTACGTCTGGGGCTACACCGTGGTCAACGACATCACGGCCCGCGACATCCAGTTCAGCGAGGCCCAGTGGTCGCGCTGCAAGTCGTTCGACGGCTTCACCCCGACCGGACCGGTCGTCGTGACCGCCGACGAGATCCCCGACCCGCAGAACCTGTGGCTGACGACGAACCTCGACGGCAGCATCATGCAGGACGCCTCGACGGCCGAGATGGTGCGCAGCGTCGCCGAGATCATCTCGCTGCTCTCGCGCTCGGCGACCATTCCGCCCGGCACGCTCATCTCCACCGGCAGCCCCGGCGGGGCCGGCTATTCGCGCAAGCCGCCGGTGTTCCTGCGCGACGGATCGACCGTCACGGTGAGCGTCGAGGGCATCGGCTCGCTCACGACCCACTGCCGCGTCATCTGA
- a CDS encoding aspartate ammonia-lyase: MTTSSDNPTATRTETDSLGSVEVPAAAYWGVHTLRALENFPISKRPISVYPELVIALAAVKQAAARANHDVGVLNDRKAAFIDAACQRIIDGEYHEQFVVGVIQGGAGTSTNMNANEVIANVALELAGYAKGRYDILHPIDDVNRSQSTNDTYPTALKVAMTYSLTTMLDELELLRRSFSAKGREFHEILKVGRTQLQDAVPMTLGQEFHGFATTLGEDLERLRETIKLLGEVNLGATAIGTGITADPGYAARAVAHLSTITGHQLVTAPDLIEATSDTGVFMTFSSALKRSAIKLSKICNDLRLLSSGPQAGFGEINLPPKQAGSSIMPGKVNPVIPEAVSQVAYAIAGADLTVTMAAESGQLQLNAFEPVIAHSLLQSITWMRQACWTLRVNCVDGITANTERLAGMVASSVGVITALIPFIGYGEASALAKLALVTGRPVADLVVEAGLMTREAVVAQLVPEKLSGIGPITQAIPVIELQGEPSE, translated from the coding sequence GTGACGACGTCGTCAGACAATCCAACCGCTACCCGAACCGAGACCGACTCGCTCGGCTCGGTCGAGGTTCCCGCAGCGGCCTACTGGGGCGTGCACACGCTCCGCGCTCTCGAGAACTTCCCGATCTCGAAGCGCCCGATCTCGGTCTACCCAGAGCTCGTGATCGCGCTCGCCGCGGTCAAGCAGGCCGCGGCACGCGCCAACCACGACGTGGGCGTGCTGAACGACCGGAAGGCCGCGTTCATCGACGCGGCCTGCCAGCGCATCATCGACGGCGAGTACCACGAGCAGTTCGTGGTCGGCGTGATCCAGGGCGGCGCCGGCACGTCGACGAACATGAACGCGAACGAGGTCATCGCGAACGTCGCGCTCGAACTCGCGGGGTACGCCAAGGGGCGCTACGACATCCTGCACCCCATCGACGACGTGAACCGCAGCCAGTCGACGAACGACACCTACCCGACCGCGCTCAAGGTCGCGATGACGTACTCGCTCACGACCATGCTCGACGAACTCGAGCTGCTGCGTCGTTCGTTCAGCGCCAAGGGGCGCGAGTTCCACGAGATCCTCAAGGTCGGGCGCACCCAGTTGCAGGATGCCGTGCCCATGACGCTCGGCCAGGAGTTCCACGGGTTCGCGACGACGCTCGGCGAAGACCTCGAACGCCTCCGCGAGACGATCAAGCTCCTCGGCGAGGTGAACCTCGGCGCGACCGCCATCGGAACCGGCATCACCGCGGATCCCGGCTACGCCGCGCGCGCGGTCGCCCACCTCAGCACCATCACGGGGCATCAACTCGTCACCGCGCCCGACCTCATCGAGGCCACGAGCGACACCGGGGTCTTCATGACCTTCTCGAGCGCGCTGAAGCGCAGCGCGATCAAGCTCTCGAAGATCTGCAACGACCTGCGACTGCTCTCGTCGGGCCCGCAGGCCGGCTTCGGCGAGATTAACCTGCCGCCCAAGCAGGCCGGCTCCTCGATCATGCCCGGCAAGGTCAACCCCGTGATCCCCGAGGCCGTGAGCCAGGTCGCCTATGCGATCGCGGGCGCCGACCTCACCGTGACCATGGCCGCCGAGAGCGGGCAGCTGCAGTTGAACGCCTTCGAGCCGGTCATCGCCCACTCGCTGCTGCAGTCGATCACGTGGATGCGCCAGGCCTGCTGGACCCTCCGCGTCAACTGCGTCGACGGCATCACGGCCAACACCGAACGCCTCGCCGGCATGGTCGCGTCGAGCGTGGGCGTCATCACCGCGCTCATCCCGTTCATCGGCTACGGCGAGGCATCCGCACTGGCGAAGCTCGCGCTCGTGACCGGGCGACCGGTCGCCGACCTCGTCGTCGAGGCCGGGCTCATGACGCGCGAGGCGGTCGTGGCGCAGCTCGTGCCCGAGAAGCTGTCGGGCATCGGCCCGATCACGCAGGCGATTCCGGTGATCGAGCTGCAGGGCGAACCCTCGGAGTGA
- a CDS encoding DUF4190 domain-containing protein encodes MTTTATTTAPAPYAQVPSASAIATESNGFSISSLVLGIVSIFASFTFFVPVVGLVLGIMALKREPASRTMAIWGIVLNGVMLAGTVLVTLGTLAFGLVMLPFAFI; translated from the coding sequence ATGACCACCACCGCCACGACCACCGCACCGGCCCCGTACGCCCAGGTTCCCTCGGCCTCCGCCATCGCGACGGAGTCGAACGGCTTCAGCATCTCGAGCCTCGTGCTCGGCATCGTCTCGATCTTCGCGAGCTTCACGTTCTTCGTGCCCGTCGTCGGCCTCGTGCTCGGCATCATGGCGCTGAAGCGCGAGCCGGCCTCGCGCACCATGGCCATCTGGGGCATCGTGCTGAACGGCGTCATGCTGGCCGGCACCGTGCTCGTCACGCTCGGTACGCTCGCCTTCGGGCTCGTGATGCTGCCCTTCGCGTTCATCTAG
- a CDS encoding uracil-xanthine permease family protein: protein MNFSWTLHGDGKHVLPGQVVAPGERLSWPRTIGLGAQHVIAMFGATFLVPILTGFPPATTVFFSGIGTILFLVITQNKVPSYLGSSFAFIAPITAALAAENVADPMGAALFGIVVVGVLLAAIGLIVQWLGTGWIDALMPPVVAGAIVALIGFNLAPAARDNFMQEPLTAFVTLAAVIISSVLFRGLLGRMSILVGVVLGYVVAALLGQVDYAPIEAAAWVGLPTFHLPSNPFVDASIWGYLPAFLPVVLVLVAENVGHIKGVAQMTDAAINRSTGRALFSDGLATTIAGFFGGSGTTTYGENIGVMAATRVYSTAAYWVAGLVAILLGLSPKFGAVVNTIPPGVLGGVTTALYGLIGIIGVKIWVDNRVDFSRPVNQFTAATALIIGIADFTFAIGGVSFNGIALGTIAAIVIFHVMSAIGRARGTDDVRDTSHPEGTEGADRAG, encoded by the coding sequence ATGAACTTCAGCTGGACCCTGCACGGCGACGGCAAGCACGTGTTGCCGGGGCAGGTGGTCGCCCCCGGCGAACGGCTCAGCTGGCCTCGCACGATCGGCCTCGGCGCGCAGCACGTGATCGCGATGTTCGGCGCCACGTTCCTCGTGCCGATCCTCACCGGGTTCCCGCCGGCCACCACGGTGTTCTTCTCCGGCATCGGCACGATCCTGTTCCTCGTCATCACCCAGAACAAGGTGCCGAGCTACCTCGGCTCGTCGTTCGCCTTCATCGCCCCGATCACGGCCGCGCTGGCCGCAGAGAACGTCGCGGACCCCATGGGCGCTGCGCTCTTCGGCATCGTCGTCGTGGGCGTGCTGCTCGCCGCGATCGGCCTGATCGTGCAGTGGCTCGGCACGGGCTGGATCGACGCGCTCATGCCGCCCGTCGTCGCCGGCGCGATCGTCGCGCTCATCGGGTTCAACCTCGCCCCTGCGGCCCGCGACAACTTCATGCAGGAGCCGCTCACGGCGTTCGTCACGCTCGCCGCCGTGATCATCTCGAGCGTGCTCTTCCGCGGGCTGCTCGGCCGCATGTCGATCCTGGTGGGCGTCGTGCTCGGCTACGTCGTCGCGGCCCTCCTCGGCCAGGTCGACTACGCCCCCATCGAGGCGGCCGCTTGGGTGGGCCTGCCGACCTTCCACCTGCCGTCCAACCCGTTCGTCGACGCGTCGATCTGGGGCTACCTGCCCGCGTTCCTGCCCGTCGTGCTCGTGCTCGTGGCCGAGAACGTGGGCCACATCAAGGGCGTCGCGCAGATGACGGATGCCGCGATCAACCGCTCGACCGGACGTGCGCTGTTCTCCGACGGACTGGCGACGACCATCGCGGGGTTCTTCGGCGGCTCGGGCACGACCACGTACGGCGAGAACATCGGCGTCATGGCCGCGACGCGGGTGTACTCGACGGCCGCGTACTGGGTCGCCGGCCTCGTCGCGATCCTGCTCGGCCTCTCCCCCAAGTTCGGCGCGGTCGTCAACACCATCCCGCCGGGGGTGCTCGGCGGAGTGACGACCGCGCTCTACGGCCTGATCGGCATCATCGGCGTGAAGATCTGGGTCGACAACAGGGTCGACTTCTCACGGCCCGTGAACCAGTTCACGGCCGCGACGGCGCTCATCATCGGCATCGCGGACTTCACCTTCGCCATCGGCGGGGTCTCGTTCAACGGCATCGCGCTCGGCACGATCGCGGCGATCGTGATCTTCCACGTGATGTCGGCCATCGGGCGGGCGCGCGGCACCGACGACGTGCGCGACACCTCGCACCCCGAGGGGACCGAGGGCGCCGACCGCGCGGGCTGA
- a CDS encoding NCS2 family permease, with amino-acid sequence MTTETAPTTRPDGEKPVGAFDRFFQITERGSTVGTEVRGGLVTFITMAYIVVLNPIILSAGTDVAGNNLAFPAVAAVTALTAGVMTILFGLVARLPFAFAAGLGINSFLAFSVVGQVTWPEAMGLVVINGLIIVLLAATGLRRLIFDAVPYELKIAITVGIGLFIAFIGFVDAGLVTATGQNSPPVGLGIGGSIATVPTLVFIVTLLLTGVLVARKVKGALLIGLVTGTVLAVVIEAIWHLGSSVDNDGGWSLSVPALNGSLFAVPDLSLVGDVSFDFSKVGFLTVIMLVFTLVFTNFFDAMGTMTGLSKEAGLADEKGNFPRLKSALIVEGVGAVAGGFTSGSSNTVFIESGSGIGEGARTGFANIVTGVLFLLAMFLTPLAQIVPSEVAAAALVIVGAMMMAQIRDLDLSQFSVLLPVFLTVVIMPLTYSIANGIGAGFVAWVVVRSLSGKAKTISPLLWIVAAGFVLYFARGPIEALFGA; translated from the coding sequence ATGACCACTGAAACAGCCCCGACCACCCGCCCCGACGGCGAGAAGCCCGTCGGCGCGTTCGACCGCTTCTTCCAGATCACCGAACGCGGCTCGACCGTGGGCACCGAGGTGCGCGGCGGTCTCGTCACGTTCATCACGATGGCCTACATCGTCGTCCTGAACCCGATCATCCTGTCGGCCGGCACCGACGTCGCGGGCAACAACCTCGCCTTCCCGGCGGTCGCGGCCGTGACGGCGCTCACGGCCGGCGTGATGACGATCCTCTTCGGCCTCGTCGCCCGCCTTCCGTTCGCGTTCGCCGCGGGCCTCGGCATCAACTCCTTCCTCGCGTTCAGCGTCGTGGGCCAGGTCACCTGGCCCGAGGCGATGGGCCTCGTGGTGATCAACGGCCTCATCATCGTGCTGCTCGCCGCCACCGGCCTGCGTCGACTCATCTTCGACGCCGTGCCGTACGAGCTCAAGATCGCGATCACGGTCGGCATCGGCCTCTTCATCGCGTTCATCGGCTTCGTCGACGCCGGACTCGTGACCGCGACGGGTCAGAACTCCCCGCCCGTCGGTCTCGGCATCGGCGGCTCGATCGCGACCGTGCCCACGCTCGTCTTCATCGTCACCCTGCTGCTGACCGGCGTGCTCGTCGCACGCAAGGTGAAGGGCGCCCTCCTCATCGGCCTCGTCACCGGCACGGTGCTCGCGGTCGTCATCGAGGCGATCTGGCACCTCGGCTCGAGCGTCGACAACGACGGCGGCTGGAGCCTCTCGGTTCCCGCGCTGAACGGCAGCCTGTTCGCGGTGCCCGATCTCAGCCTGGTCGGCGACGTGAGCTTCGACTTCAGCAAGGTCGGCTTCCTGACGGTCATCATGCTGGTCTTCACGCTCGTGTTCACGAACTTCTTCGACGCGATGGGCACCATGACGGGCCTGTCGAAGGAGGCCGGTCTGGCCGACGAGAAGGGCAACTTCCCGCGCCTCAAGAGCGCGCTCATCGTCGAGGGCGTCGGCGCCGTCGCCGGCGGGTTCACGTCGGGCTCGTCGAACACCGTCTTCATCGAGTCGGGCTCCGGCATCGGCGAGGGTGCGCGCACGGGCTTCGCGAACATCGTCACCGGCGTGCTGTTCCTGCTCGCCATGTTCCTCACGCCGCTCGCGCAGATCGTGCCGAGCGAGGTCGCCGCGGCCGCCCTGGTCATCGTCGGTGCGATGATGATGGCGCAGATCCGCGACCTCGACCTGAGCCAGTTCTCGGTGCTCCTGCCCGTCTTCCTCACGGTCGTCATCATGCCGCTCACCTACTCGATCGCGAACGGCATCGGCGCGGGCTTCGTCGCCTGGGTCGTCGTGCGCTCGCTGTCGGGCAAGGCGAAGACCATCAGCCCGCTGCTCTGGATCGTCGCCGCCGGCTTCGTGCTGTACTTCGCGCGCGGTCCGATCGAGGCGTTGTTCGGCGCCTGA
- a CDS encoding peptidase, which produces MIDWLAFLLVLVSALVGACTVVSAYALGIRLLTISGRTPVITPAEFTDAITIVTPAEIRKAEKQAAKAARKSPLTEGQKRAALVGAYASFALSAIAVVVGVYLIIGEHLFKIFS; this is translated from the coding sequence GTGATCGACTGGCTCGCATTCCTGCTCGTGCTCGTGTCGGCGCTCGTCGGCGCCTGCACCGTGGTCTCGGCATACGCCCTCGGCATCCGCCTGCTCACCATCTCCGGCCGCACGCCGGTCATCACGCCGGCCGAATTCACCGATGCGATCACCATCGTGACGCCCGCCGAGATCCGCAAGGCCGAGAAGCAGGCGGCCAAGGCCGCCCGCAAGAGCCCGCTCACCGAAGGCCAGAAGCGCGCCGCCCTCGTCGGCGCCTACGCGAGCTTCGCCCTGAGCGCCATCGCCGTGGTCGTGGGCGTCTACCTCATCATCGGCGAGCACCTCTTCAAGATCTTCAGCTGA
- a CDS encoding inorganic phosphate transporter, whose product MDLTLIVVLVIALALFFDFTNGFHDTANAMATPIATGALRPKVAVALAAVLNLVGAFLSTEVAKTISGGIIKEGDGGVLITPQLIFAGLIGAVVWNMVTWLLGLPSSSSHALFGGLIGAAIVGAGIGAVDFGVVVSKVILPAILAPLTAGLIAYLATKLAYAITRRYDGKPDGRSGFRFAQIFSSSLVALAHGTNDAQKTMGVITLTLVAAGLQSSGDEVQTWVIVTCAIAIALGTYMGGWRIIRTLGTGLTDVKPAQGFAAETATAATILASSHVGFALSTTQVASGSVIGSGLGRRGSKVRWRTAGRIGIGWLLTLPAAGGVGAIAAYLALLGPIGVLLDAVVGAGVIILIFMLSQRNEVSASNVTSEVADSGRAVKIKRNPKPKGKVTK is encoded by the coding sequence GTGGATCTCACCCTCATCGTCGTGCTGGTCATCGCACTGGCCCTCTTCTTCGACTTCACCAACGGCTTCCACGACACCGCGAACGCGATGGCCACGCCCATCGCGACCGGTGCGCTGCGGCCGAAGGTGGCGGTCGCCCTCGCTGCGGTCCTCAACCTCGTCGGCGCGTTCCTCTCGACCGAAGTAGCCAAGACCATCTCGGGCGGCATCATCAAGGAGGGCGATGGCGGCGTGCTGATCACGCCCCAGCTCATCTTCGCGGGCCTCATCGGCGCGGTCGTCTGGAACATGGTGACGTGGTTGCTCGGCCTGCCGTCGTCGTCGAGCCATGCCCTGTTCGGCGGCCTCATCGGCGCCGCGATCGTCGGCGCCGGAATCGGTGCCGTCGACTTCGGCGTCGTGGTCTCGAAGGTCATCCTCCCCGCGATCCTCGCGCCGCTCACGGCCGGCCTCATCGCCTACCTCGCGACCAAGCTCGCCTACGCCATCACCCGCCGCTACGACGGCAAGCCCGATGGCCGCTCGGGCTTCCGGTTCGCGCAGATCTTCTCGTCGTCGCTCGTCGCGCTCGCGCACGGCACGAACGATGCGCAGAAGACCATGGGCGTCATCACGCTCACGCTGGTCGCCGCGGGCCTGCAGAGCTCCGGCGACGAAGTGCAGACCTGGGTCATCGTCACGTGCGCGATCGCGATCGCGCTCGGCACCTACATGGGCGGATGGCGCATCATCCGCACCCTCGGCACCGGCCTCACCGACGTCAAGCCCGCGCAGGGCTTCGCCGCCGAGACCGCGACCGCCGCGACGATCCTCGCGTCGAGCCACGTCGGCTTCGCCCTCTCGACCACGCAGGTCGCCTCGGGGTCGGTCATCGGCTCCGGCCTCGGCCGTCGCGGGTCCAAGGTGCGCTGGCGCACAGCCGGCCGCATCGGCATCGGCTGGCTGCTCACGCTGCCCGCCGCCGGCGGCGTCGGCGCGATCGCCGCGTACCTCGCACTGCTCGGCCCCATCGGCGTGCTCCTCGACGCCGTCGTGGGCGCAGGCGTGATCATCCTCATCTTCATGCTCTCCCAGCGCAACGAGGTCTCGGCATCGAACGTCACGAGCGAGGTCGCCGATTCCGGCCGCGCCGTGAAGATCAAGCGCAACCCGAAGCCGAAGGGCAAGGTGACCAAGTGA
- a CDS encoding 8-oxo-dGTP diphosphatase, with translation MPLPQVCVCYLLREHDGRTEVLLGRKRHGLGVGRFVGPGGKLEPGESATEAAVREVLEETGIRVAASDLEPRGLLTYHFPHREAWSQESSVFVARRWSGEPAASDELEPEWFALDAVPYARMWDDARFWLPGVLDGGAVRRTFVFGADLASVVEERNGVA, from the coding sequence ATGCCGCTGCCACAGGTCTGCGTCTGCTACCTGCTGCGCGAGCACGACGGTCGCACCGAGGTGCTGCTGGGGCGCAAGCGTCACGGCCTGGGCGTCGGCAGGTTCGTCGGCCCCGGCGGCAAGCTCGAGCCGGGGGAGTCGGCGACGGAGGCCGCGGTGCGCGAGGTGCTCGAGGAGACGGGCATCCGCGTCGCGGCGTCCGACCTCGAGCCGCGCGGCCTGCTGACGTACCACTTCCCGCACCGCGAGGCGTGGAGCCAGGAGTCGAGCGTGTTCGTGGCCCGTCGCTGGAGCGGCGAGCCCGCGGCATCCGATGAGCTCGAACCCGAGTGGTTCGCGCTCGACGCGGTGCCGTACGCGCGGATGTGGGACGACGCGCGATTCTGGCTGCCCGGAGTGCTCGACGGGGGCGCCGTTCGCCGCACGTTCGTCTTCGGGGCCGACCTCGCCAGCGTGGTAGAGGAGCGCAACGGCGTCGCGTAG
- a CDS encoding 6-phosphofructokinase: MKIGILTSGGDCPGLNAVIRGMVLKGVISYDTEFVGFRNGWRGVVEEDLMPIVRHDVRGLAKQGGTILGSSRTNPFEGEGGGPEKIQAMLDRNGIDAIVAIGGEGTLTAARRLYDEGGIKVIGVPKTIDNDLAATDYSFGFDTAVQIATEAIDRLRTTADSHGRCMVLEVMGRHVGWIALHSGMAGGAHAILIPEQPQTIEQITEWVESVRDRGRAPLVVVAEGFKFEGMEEAHSHKGLDAFNRPRLGGIAELLAPMIEERTGIESRATVLGHIQRGGEPTAFDRVLATRLGMAAVDAAYNDAWGSMVTLRGTSIATVSIADAVGTLNQVPQARYDEAKILFG; encoded by the coding sequence ATGAAGATCGGAATCCTCACCTCGGGCGGCGACTGCCCCGGTCTGAACGCGGTCATCCGCGGCATGGTGCTGAAGGGCGTCATCTCGTACGACACCGAGTTCGTCGGCTTCCGCAACGGCTGGCGCGGCGTCGTCGAAGAAGACCTCATGCCCATCGTGCGCCACGACGTGCGAGGCCTCGCCAAGCAGGGCGGCACGATCCTCGGCTCCAGCCGCACCAACCCGTTCGAGGGCGAGGGCGGCGGGCCCGAGAAGATCCAGGCCATGCTCGACCGCAACGGCATCGACGCGATCGTCGCGATCGGCGGCGAGGGCACGCTCACCGCGGCCCGCCGCCTCTACGACGAGGGCGGCATCAAGGTCATCGGCGTGCCGAAGACCATCGACAACGACCTCGCGGCCACCGACTACTCGTTCGGCTTCGACACCGCGGTGCAGATCGCGACCGAGGCGATCGACCGCCTGCGCACGACGGCCGACTCGCACGGCCGCTGCATGGTGCTCGAGGTCATGGGCCGACACGTCGGCTGGATCGCCCTGCACTCCGGCATGGCCGGCGGCGCGCACGCGATCCTCATCCCCGAGCAGCCGCAGACCATCGAGCAGATCACCGAGTGGGTCGAGTCGGTGCGCGACCGCGGCCGTGCGCCGCTCGTCGTCGTCGCCGAGGGCTTCAAGTTCGAGGGCATGGAGGAGGCGCACTCGCATAAGGGCCTCGACGCCTTCAACCGCCCGCGTCTCGGCGGCATCGCCGAACTCCTCGCGCCCATGATCGAGGAGCGCACGGGCATCGAGTCGCGTGCGACCGTGCTCGGCCACATCCAGCGCGGTGGCGAGCCGACCGCCTTCGACCGCGTGCTCGCCACGCGTCTCGGCATGGCCGCCGTCGACGCGGCGTACAACGACGCCTGGGGGTCGATGGTCACGCTGCGCGGAACCAGCATCGCGACCGTCTCGATCGCCGACGCCGTCGGCACGCTCAACCAGGTGCCCCAGGCCCGCTACGACGAGGCGAAGATCCTCTTCGGCTGA